The genomic region AAAGGCTAAAAATGGCATAAATAGCCGTGGAGCAAATAATACTTAGGAGGAGGTAAATCATTTGTTGCGGTACAAAAAGACGTTATCCCTGCCGTACGAATACAACTCAGAATGTTCAAAAGGAATCTTGGGTGCTTCCAGTCCGCCATTGAGCGTTCGTGTAGACTGGATAATTCTCGCTTCGTCCCACATTCTGGTCAATAAAAAGTGTTGCAGGGTGTATGCGCCTCCTTCGATAATTACACTATTGATGTTTCTTTCGTAAAGTGCAGTCAGAGCAGACTCAGCCAGATCGTCACTTTCGGGAGCGGCGAAATCAATGAATTCTCTCTCTATGTTGCCTCTTTCTTCTCCAATGATTAAGGTTGGCTTACCATCGATTAAAACCCTGCGATTGGGGTTGAGTTCTTTATCTCCGACCAATACCACGCGCAGGGGGTCAGTTCCGTAGTAGTCCCGAGTATCTAGTGAGGGGTCGTCAATTTCCAAAGTCCTTTTACCAATGAGAATAGCTCCTTCTTCTGCGCGCCATTTATGGACCAACTTCTTTGTTTCAGGAGATGAAATCCAAAAGATTCCTTTTTTATCAGCGGCACGAGCACTATCCATATAGCCATCGGCAGACATGGCCCATTTTAAGATCACATAAGGTCTTTTCTTTTCGTGAAAAGTTCTGAACCTTCGGTTGAGCTCCTTGGCCTCTCGTTCCAAAACTCCCGTCGTAACTTCTATTCCTGCTTCTCGCAATTTTTCAATTCCTTGACCAGCTACTTTTGGATTTGGGTCTGACTGAGCAATGACTACCCTTGGAATAGCCGATTTGATGATAAGATCAGCACAAGGTGGAGTTTTGCCTTGGTGAGAGCATGGCTCAAGGCTCACATATATGGTGGTTTCTTTGAGGTCATCCGCGCTTTTGACCGAGCGAATCGCGTTGACTTCGGCATGAGCTTCTCCGTAAGATTGATGAAATCCCTCTCCGATAATCCTATCGTTCTTGACGATTACACTTCCAACCATCGGATTTGGTGCAACCCGTCCAAGACCGTTTTTAGCCAAGTCGAGGCAACGTCGCATGTAATGTTCGTGGCTCTTCACGTGGCAAAGAAAACAAGCTTGTCTGATAATTTCGGCTGATGGTTGAAAAAATACGTGAGAAGTGCTTTACATGACCTTTTAACTCATCTACCTTGGCAAGCTGATAATATTAGTCATGCCAACTATTGCAGCTCTAAAGTTGAGGTTCAGAGAGGAACTTGTCGGTGCTTATCCTGGCTTGGAAATAGACCATTTCTTTGCCATGGCAGCGTATGAGGTTCTTGGGTACTCCCGGGCTCAGCTTCAAATCAATCAGAATGAAACCGTCGAAGACTACAAAGTCGAAAAGATGGTTTCCATTTTAAAAGGACTTCAGCGAAATGAGCCGATTCAATACCTTCTGGGATTCTGTGATTTTTATGGACTGAAGTTTAAAGTAAATTCGCATGTGCTTATCCCCAGGCCTGAAACAGAAGAGTTGGTTCGATGGGTCTTGGATGAATCGGGAGACTCAATTCAAAACATACTAGACCTTGGTACGGGTTCGGGTTGTATAGCCATCAGTCTTAAAAAGGCCATGCCTCATGCTCAGGTATTCGGTGTGGACAAGAGTGTTGAAGCGCTGAATTTGGCTCAACAAAATGCTAGAATCAATGATGTTAGTATGGAGTTTTTTGGCTTTGATATTCTCAAGCAAGAGAGTATGGGGTTTATGAACTTCGATATTATGGTTAGCAATCCACCATACGTTACTTATGAGGACAAGGAAAGGATGGAGAAGAATGTACTGGATTTTGAGCCCCACATCGCGCTCTTCGCTCCGGAAGATGATCCATTGATTTTCTATCGAAATATTGTAGACTTGGCTGAGGGGCATCTCAAGAAAGGAGGAAAAATATTCTTTGAGATCAACGAAAGTTTTGGCCCCGAGATCCGTTCTTTGTTGATGGATCGCGGATTCACTTCCGTAGAAATCCGAAAAGACTTGAATGGCCGCTTTCGAATGGCCAAAGGAATCAAAACTTGAAAAAACTAGTATTCGTCCTTTTCCTATTCACCTGCTTCTCTTCGGTGGCGCAGTTTGATCAATCCGATGAGGTTTGGCTCATTGGCGGAGAACGCGAATTGCTTCCTTATCAAAACAAACTCAAGCCTGATTTTAGTTTCGATGCCAGAAGAACACTCTTTAAGAATCGATGGGTTCTAGTGGGCGGCTTGAAGTTTGGTGTGGAATACAAAAGAATTCACCGACTCGGAATTGGGGTCTATTTCTTGAACACCCGAATATTTGATGATGAAGTGGAGTTCATTCTCGAAGCAAATAAGATCGAGTACGACTTTGGTTATTCCACCCTATACTATGATCGTGTGCTCTACTTTAATAAGAAGTGGGAGGTAGGCGGCACACTTCATTTAGGCGGAGGGAAGGTCAAGACTTATTATCAAAATGAGCTTAATCCCAATGAGCGAAATACGGGCCCCGAGCTCAACTTTAGTGTAGCGGAGTTTGTCGCCTACGGTGAATACAATGTGCTCTATTGGCTGGGGCTGTCAGCAGGTCTTGGTTATCGCCAAGTATTTGGTTTGGAATATGACTTGGGAAGCGACTTTAGTAGTGCTATTTTTGTCATCAACTTACGCCTGAATTTGATTAAACTCGCAAGAAGTTATTTCGACGAGTCCGTTAAAGATGAATTCTGATCAAGCCCGCAAGCGAATTGAGGAGCTCAGCCAAGAGCTTCACCTGCACAACCATAGGTACTATGTGCTCAATTCCCCC from Cryomorphaceae bacterium 1068 harbors:
- the ribD gene encoding bifunctional diaminohydroxyphosphoribosylaminopyrimidine deaminase/5-amino-6-(5-phosphoribosylamino)uracil reductase RibD, translated to MKSHEHYMRRCLDLAKNGLGRVAPNPMVGSVIVKNDRIIGEGFHQSYGEAHAEVNAIRSVKSADDLKETTIYVSLEPCSHQGKTPPCADLIIKSAIPRVVIAQSDPNPKVAGQGIEKLREAGIEVTTGVLEREAKELNRRFRTFHEKKRPYVILKWAMSADGYMDSARAADKKGIFWISSPETKKLVHKWRAEEGAILIGKRTLEIDDPSLDTRDYYGTDPLRVVLVGDKELNPNRRVLIDGKPTLIIGEERGNIEREFIDFAAPESDDLAESALTALYERNINSVIIEGGAYTLQHFLLTRMWDEARIIQSTRTLNGGLEAPKIPFEHSELYSYGRDNVFLYRNK
- the prmC gene encoding peptide chain release factor N(5)-glutamine methyltransferase, coding for MPTIAALKLRFREELVGAYPGLEIDHFFAMAAYEVLGYSRAQLQINQNETVEDYKVEKMVSILKGLQRNEPIQYLLGFCDFYGLKFKVNSHVLIPRPETEELVRWVLDESGDSIQNILDLGTGSGCIAISLKKAMPHAQVFGVDKSVEALNLAQQNARINDVSMEFFGFDILKQESMGFMNFDIMVSNPPYVTYEDKERMEKNVLDFEPHIALFAPEDDPLIFYRNIVDLAEGHLKKGGKIFFEINESFGPEIRSLLMDRGFTSVEIRKDLNGRFRMAKGIKT